From the Streptomyces pluripotens genome, one window contains:
- a CDS encoding GntR family transcriptional regulator, with amino-acid sequence MLSTELPQGAVPKLERPGPLRERVYEALLELITTRVLAPGQHLVESELAGHLGVSRQPVREALQRLNSEGWVDLRPAQGAFVHEPTEAEADQLLTVRALLEAEAARLAARNADQAGVDALFRVVEQGRLAVAADDVARAMALNAAFHTKVMELARNAVLAELAAHVDRRVRWYYTPVARMRGGTSWSEHADLVFAIRDHDEQLASRLMREHTERTRHSSSYRSAS; translated from the coding sequence ATGTTGTCCACCGAACTGCCGCAGGGGGCGGTACCGAAGCTCGAACGCCCCGGGCCGTTGCGTGAACGGGTGTACGAGGCGCTGCTGGAGCTCATCACCACCCGCGTCCTGGCGCCCGGACAGCACCTGGTGGAGAGCGAACTCGCCGGACACCTCGGAGTGTCCCGGCAGCCGGTCCGTGAGGCACTGCAGCGGCTCAACTCCGAAGGGTGGGTCGACCTGCGGCCCGCCCAGGGCGCCTTCGTGCACGAGCCCACGGAGGCGGAGGCCGACCAACTACTCACCGTCCGTGCCCTGCTGGAAGCGGAGGCGGCCCGGTTGGCGGCCCGCAACGCCGACCAGGCAGGCGTCGACGCCCTCTTCAGGGTCGTGGAGCAAGGGAGGCTCGCCGTCGCCGCCGATGACGTGGCCCGCGCCATGGCGTTGAACGCGGCTTTCCACACCAAGGTCATGGAATTGGCCCGCAACGCGGTACTGGCGGAACTCGCGGCCCACGTTGACCGGCGGGTCCGTTGGTACTACACCCCTGTGGCCCGTATGCGCGGCGGCACTTCCTGGAGCGAGCACGCGGACCTGGTGTTTGCGATCAGGGACCACGACGAGCAACTGGCCAGCCGTCTAATGAGGGAACACACCGAGCGAACCCGCCACTCCTCTTCCTACCGGAGCGCTTCCTGA
- a CDS encoding beta-ketoacyl-ACP synthase III, with the protein MHGTRIAAIGHYQPAKVLTNSDLAVLVETSDEWIRSRVGIRTRHIAGPDEPVDELAAHAAAKALAAAGLTPDDIDLVLVATSTAIDRSPNTAARVAARLGVPQPAAMDVNVVCAGFTHALATADHTVRAGAATRALVIGADKMSDVTDWTDRTTCVLVGDGAGAAVVEACPPEHGAGIGPVLWGSVPEMKHAVRIEGTPPRFAQEGQSVYRWATTQLPAIARRACAKAGVAPEDLAGVVLHQANLRIIEPLAEKLGAVNAVVARDVTESGNTSAASIPLAFSKLVERGALSSGDPVLLFGFGGNLSYAGQVVRCP; encoded by the coding sequence ATGCACGGCACGCGCATCGCCGCCATCGGTCACTACCAGCCCGCCAAGGTGCTCACCAACAGCGATCTCGCGGTCCTGGTCGAGACCAGCGACGAATGGATCCGCAGCCGGGTGGGCATCCGGACCCGGCATATCGCCGGCCCCGACGAGCCGGTCGACGAGTTGGCCGCGCACGCTGCGGCCAAGGCCCTCGCCGCCGCCGGTCTCACCCCCGACGACATCGACCTGGTCCTCGTGGCCACATCCACCGCCATCGACCGCTCCCCGAACACAGCGGCCCGGGTCGCGGCCCGGCTCGGTGTCCCGCAGCCGGCGGCGATGGACGTCAACGTGGTGTGCGCCGGGTTCACCCACGCGCTGGCCACTGCGGATCACACCGTTCGTGCCGGTGCGGCCACCCGCGCACTGGTCATCGGCGCCGACAAGATGTCCGACGTCACCGACTGGACCGACCGAACGACCTGTGTCCTCGTCGGTGACGGGGCTGGCGCCGCCGTGGTCGAGGCGTGCCCGCCGGAGCACGGGGCCGGGATCGGCCCGGTGCTGTGGGGATCGGTGCCGGAGATGAAACACGCCGTGCGAATCGAGGGCACGCCGCCGCGGTTCGCGCAGGAGGGGCAGAGCGTCTACCGGTGGGCCACCACCCAATTGCCCGCCATCGCGCGCCGTGCTTGCGCGAAGGCCGGCGTCGCCCCCGAGGACCTGGCCGGGGTTGTCCTGCACCAGGCCAACCTGCGCATCATCGAACCACTGGCCGAGAAACTGGGTGCCGTCAACGCGGTGGTTGCCCGCGATGTCACCGAATCCGGCAACACCTCGGCCGCCAGCATTCCCCTCGCCTTCTCCAAGCTCGTCGAACGGGGAGCGCTTTCCAGCGGTGATCCGGTGCTGCTGTTCGGCTTCGGAGGCAACCTCTCGTACGCCGGGCAGGTCGTACGCTGCCCGTGA
- a CDS encoding DUF429 domain-containing protein has product MGIDRFIGIDLAWAQSGARTKPNESGVAAIDGHGVVIECGWTRGLDETMSWLAKTAVDGSTLAFVDAPLVVDNPVGQRPCEREVGQRYGRWKVSANSTNQSSPRQAGVLLRERLQESGWAYDDGRGGPPTGGLVFSECYPYTTLVGAAELGYDQERPTYKRRPARVPTARWRAVRAAECARMIGRMEGLTTADPPLLLSSHPGSRQLVSEPSPQKAADYKHLEDLIDALLCAWTAALWSRHGLARCQVLGADSSLPPGQAPTIIAPARPEQRRDRGAR; this is encoded by the coding sequence ATGGGAATCGATCGGTTCATAGGCATCGACCTTGCCTGGGCGCAGAGCGGAGCTCGCACCAAGCCGAATGAATCAGGTGTGGCCGCCATCGACGGGCACGGCGTCGTGATCGAATGCGGGTGGACCCGTGGCCTCGACGAGACGATGTCATGGCTGGCCAAGACAGCCGTCGACGGATCGACCCTGGCATTCGTCGACGCGCCGCTGGTCGTCGACAACCCGGTCGGCCAGCGGCCGTGCGAAAGGGAGGTCGGCCAGCGGTACGGCCGTTGGAAGGTGAGTGCGAACAGCACCAACCAGAGCTCTCCCCGGCAGGCCGGAGTGCTGCTGCGGGAACGGTTGCAGGAGTCGGGCTGGGCCTACGACGACGGCAGGGGCGGGCCGCCGACCGGCGGTCTGGTCTTCTCCGAGTGCTATCCGTACACGACCCTGGTCGGAGCCGCCGAGCTGGGCTACGACCAGGAACGCCCCACGTACAAGCGCCGACCGGCACGAGTTCCGACGGCACGGTGGCGAGCGGTGCGGGCGGCGGAGTGCGCCAGGATGATCGGGCGCATGGAGGGCCTGACCACCGCCGACCCGCCCCTCCTGCTCTCCTCCCACCCCGGCTCCCGTCAACTGGTCTCCGAGCCCTCACCTCAGAAGGCGGCTGACTACAAGCATCTGGAGGACCTCATCGACGCGCTGCTCTGTGCGTGGACGGCCGCCCTGTGGTCCCGGCACGGACTGGCGCGTTGCCAAGTACTCGGAGCGGACAGCTCCCTGCCCCCAGGGCAGGCTCCTACCATCATCGCGCCTGCCCGCCCTGAGCAGCGGCGCGACCGTGGAGCGAGGTGA